One genomic segment of Novisyntrophococcus fermenticellae includes these proteins:
- a CDS encoding carboxypeptidase regulatory-like domain-containing protein — MNPKNRYVRWLSIALTIIMALSPMSLMVKAEGAQQETPIMGELFDSIASYHVQKTSAANTASTENQVRNGKMEETSNGMISYWEPIYGAGCNDDTITRNSGNSVKFGPDGKQTTIQLEGGSGNNYAVAKPDKSYTPYEASYLQMLVGIPDGTYTLSAKIATNMSDDGNIAKMFAYANDGEIASEVILENTFDSQMGTYPMVNVTIPEIEITNGRCRLGFYMKSMGSTAGTAGFLTMDDVNLSAPIGILTGKVTNQENQVVSEAAISVKQGDDIIASGTTDSKGVYNINTPPGENYIVEASHPEYTTVSVPETTVILNETTTRDLQFTTNRNITVYYVDSVSGNDNNTGASPQKAWRTINKINEQTFNPGDTILFKSGCSWAGTTLRPQGDGTSEAPITIGKYGGDTYPAIHANYVPGTPVDQMEENQKLYALELNGVEYYIVKDLELTSFGQHNSDNTLNSQGGRRGVYIKAKAGEGSITHSIMLDNLYIHDINGHNAKKGGSNGREGAGIHFENNGKHTYIDGLTIQNCTIEDVSRNGITSGGYDGGRAWGYWDWQQEAPTRHQNVIIRNNVLDHIAGDGIVPSGTYGAVIEHNIVKYAGCDARPVGSNTNLSAAVWPFDTDNSVFQFNEVAYTGTPKNTEISDGEAFDSDYYCINTVFQYNYSHDNDGGFLMICGPQYAYTDGTVVRYNISENDGSMNGKRTIFEIGGGGGVDHSYIYNNTIYTSEDHKVYSVVRGEPWDGKPKGTHFFNNIFCINSETAKFGFAGDPRDIGKEEVVTYSNNLYCGTLFENGGPKDRPEDAYAVFGDAKFVNPGEAGDGYANAVAYKIQEGSAAIGKGRVINQDELGQKLETVKVGAYPEYTKAKFFYVEDKERFGWKNPGGGRDFFGNSVPEEGFIDIGAHQYSDASDTELCIISNPKEFTGTVEDTAVFNVEAKGIGLNYEWQYCNANSNIWRTSSMAGNNTAEISVPITKLRDGQKYHCIVTDAAGNSLISEPAVLKVGHAAGAPVITLQPVSYSGAVGESAAFTVQATGTNLTYQWQYCNANSNIWRESSMEGSQTGTVNVPVWNFRDGQKYRCVVTSESGRITISDVVVVSVK, encoded by the coding sequence ATGAATCCGAAAAACAGATATGTAAGATGGTTATCCATAGCATTAACGATTATTATGGCCCTAAGCCCTATGAGCCTGATGGTTAAAGCAGAAGGAGCACAACAGGAAACACCAATAATGGGAGAACTGTTTGACAGCATTGCATCTTATCACGTGCAGAAGACATCGGCTGCCAATACTGCTTCTACAGAAAATCAGGTGCGCAACGGTAAGATGGAAGAAACATCGAATGGGATGATTTCTTATTGGGAACCGATCTATGGAGCCGGATGCAATGATGATACGATTACCCGAAACAGCGGTAATTCAGTAAAATTCGGACCTGATGGGAAACAAACCACGATTCAACTTGAAGGAGGGAGTGGAAATAATTATGCAGTTGCAAAACCAGATAAGAGTTACACGCCGTATGAGGCTTCATATCTACAGATGTTAGTTGGCATTCCAGATGGAACTTATACGCTAAGCGCTAAAATAGCTACAAATATGTCAGATGATGGAAACATAGCAAAGATGTTTGCATATGCCAACGATGGTGAAATTGCTTCGGAAGTTATTCTGGAAAATACTTTTGACAGTCAGATGGGTACCTACCCTATGGTCAACGTCACGATTCCTGAAATTGAGATTACGAATGGAAGGTGTCGTTTGGGATTTTACATGAAGTCTATGGGGAGCACAGCCGGGACAGCCGGATTTCTGACCATGGATGATGTGAATTTGTCCGCACCAATAGGAATTCTGACAGGCAAGGTGACCAATCAGGAAAATCAAGTTGTTTCAGAAGCGGCTATTAGTGTAAAACAAGGGGATGATATAATTGCTTCCGGTACAACAGACAGTAAGGGGGTTTATAATATCAATACTCCTCCTGGTGAAAACTATATCGTAGAGGCATCACATCCGGAGTACACTACAGTATCTGTGCCGGAAACTACAGTAATCTTGAATGAAACAACTACGAGAGATCTACAGTTCACAACAAACAGGAATATTACTGTTTACTATGTTGATTCAGTGAGTGGTAATGATAATAATACAGGGGCGTCACCTCAAAAAGCGTGGAGAACCATTAACAAAATAAATGAACAGACATTTAATCCGGGTGATACGATTTTGTTTAAATCAGGATGCTCCTGGGCAGGAACAACCTTAAGACCGCAAGGAGATGGTACTTCTGAGGCTCCTATTACCATAGGAAAGTATGGTGGTGATACTTATCCGGCGATTCATGCCAACTATGTGCCCGGAACACCTGTTGATCAGATGGAAGAGAACCAGAAGCTGTATGCGTTGGAACTGAATGGAGTGGAGTATTACATAGTAAAAGATCTGGAACTTACCAGCTTTGGACAGCATAATTCTGATAATACGCTGAACTCCCAGGGAGGAAGACGCGGTGTCTATATAAAAGCAAAAGCTGGGGAAGGAAGTATCACCCATTCCATTATGTTAGATAATCTTTATATTCATGATATAAATGGTCACAATGCTAAAAAGGGCGGATCAAACGGCAGAGAAGGTGCTGGAATTCATTTTGAAAATAATGGTAAGCATACTTACATTGACGGCCTGACGATTCAGAATTGTACGATTGAAGATGTAAGCCGTAACGGTATTACATCCGGAGGTTATGATGGAGGGCGTGCCTGGGGATACTGGGACTGGCAGCAAGAAGCGCCTACCCGCCATCAGAACGTAATTATACGAAATAATGTATTGGATCATATTGCAGGGGATGGAATTGTACCCAGTGGTACCTACGGTGCTGTTATAGAACATAATATTGTTAAATATGCAGGCTGTGATGCCCGCCCTGTCGGGAGCAACACCAATTTATCTGCGGCTGTCTGGCCTTTTGATACAGATAATTCAGTTTTCCAATTCAATGAGGTTGCGTACACTGGAACTCCGAAGAATACAGAGATTTCCGATGGCGAGGCTTTTGATTCGGATTATTATTGTATCAATACGGTGTTTCAGTATAACTATTCCCATGATAACGATGGTGGATTTTTAATGATCTGCGGTCCTCAGTATGCTTATACAGATGGTACGGTAGTACGCTATAATATCAGTGAAAATGATGGCTCAATGAATGGAAAACGCACAATTTTTGAAATTGGTGGCGGTGGTGGTGTAGATCATAGTTATATTTATAATAATACAATATATACGAGTGAAGATCACAAGGTTTATTCCGTAGTAAGAGGTGAACCCTGGGATGGGAAACCAAAGGGAACTCATTTTTTCAATAACATATTTTGCATTAACAGTGAAACCGCAAAATTTGGTTTTGCAGGAGATCCCAGAGATATCGGTAAAGAAGAAGTTGTAACATACAGCAACAATCTTTATTGTGGTACTTTATTTGAGAATGGAGGACCTAAAGACAGGCCGGAAGATGCATATGCAGTTTTTGGGGATGCAAAGTTTGTAAATCCGGGAGAAGCAGGAGATGGCTATGCAAACGCAGTAGCTTATAAGATTCAGGAAGGATCAGCGGCTATTGGAAAAGGCAGAGTTATCAATCAGGATGAGTTGGGACAGAAGCTGGAAACGGTTAAAGTAGGTGCATATCCGGAATATACAAAGGCTAAATTTTTCTATGTAGAAGATAAAGAACGCTTCGGCTGGAAAAACCCTGGCGGTGGAAGGGATTTCTTTGGTAATTCAGTTCCGGAGGAAGGATTTATTGATATAGGGGCACACCAATACTCGGATGCATCAGATACCGAACTTTGTATTATTTCTAATCCAAAAGAATTTACAGGGACTGTAGAGGATACGGCAGTATTTAATGTAGAAGCAAAAGGCATCGGCCTGAACTATGAGTGGCAATATTGCAATGCCAACTCCAATATTTGGAGAACTTCTTCTATGGCAGGGAATAATACCGCGGAAATTAGCGTTCCAATTACAAAGCTAAGGGACGGACAGAAGTATCATTGTATTGTGACAGATGCAGCCGGCAATTCTCTGATATCGGAGCCGGCGGTATTAAAAGTGGGTCATGCAGCCGGAGCTCCGGTAATCACCCTGCAGCCGGTAAGCTACAGCGGTGCCGTTGGCGAGTCAGCAGCATTCACTGTACAGGCAACCGGAACGAACCTGACCTATCAGTGGCAGTACTGCAATGCAAACTCTAACATATGGAGAGAATCTTCCATGGAAGGAAGTCAGACGGGCACGGTCAATGTACCGGTTTGGAATTTCAGAGATGGACAGAAGTATCGCTGTGTGGTTACAAGTGAAAGCGGAAGAATCACCATATCGGATGTGGTGGTCGTATCCGTAAAGTAA
- a CDS encoding PucR family transcriptional regulator, with protein MKLSMWILADWLKKYQPIIKIEKGEPILRSARILSGDISIEKQNVYLAPAKDFITDEKDKVICVNGHDIILVNTTDMDLVLNDIFDAFDFYNSWSDGLYESVLDGCSLQYLVDASDSVFKEPLLIYDSGHMVMAQSSNYGMGSLDEEWDIILKTGSSSIEKLQQMKEHLRQSKFSLQVELLNLPYFKERSLQRMLYTHGNVAGRIILLEYFKKFRNADFQILETFGNMVELWMKHNMNANVMREETAIFKDLLDGQAISKKGLNHKLYTVGWDYKHEKVLAKVLISPEYKDITYPLLSRLEHVLEDCFVFLLKENIYILVNLFYLPVNKMVDILSDELKQSAACCGISFKFQDILQLAFCAEQCDIALQYSEKQKGQVYFCKEYALEYICGVLQSNASKASVHPALAILREHDQKRKNDLYHTLYTYLLNNCNLAETARQLSLHRNSLMHRLDKIRELTFIDTKDKSTREYLYLSFKIMEISDK; from the coding sequence ATGAAATTGAGCATGTGGATACTTGCAGACTGGTTGAAGAAGTACCAGCCGATAATCAAAATTGAAAAGGGAGAGCCAATTCTTCGAAGTGCCCGCATATTGTCAGGAGATATCAGCATTGAAAAACAGAACGTTTACCTTGCACCCGCGAAGGACTTTATAACAGATGAAAAGGATAAAGTAATCTGTGTAAACGGACACGATATTATACTGGTAAATACAACAGATATGGATTTGGTGCTGAATGATATCTTTGACGCATTCGACTTTTACAACAGTTGGTCCGATGGCTTATATGAATCAGTCCTGGATGGATGTAGTCTGCAATATCTGGTTGATGCAAGTGATTCGGTGTTTAAAGAACCTCTTTTAATCTATGATTCCGGTCATATGGTGATGGCTCAGTCTTCAAACTATGGTATGGGAAGTCTTGACGAAGAGTGGGATATTATCCTCAAGACTGGGAGCAGTTCAATCGAAAAACTTCAGCAAATGAAGGAGCATCTTCGCCAATCAAAGTTCAGTCTGCAGGTTGAACTGCTAAATCTACCCTATTTTAAAGAGCGCAGTCTGCAGCGAATGTTGTATACCCATGGAAATGTGGCAGGACGAATCATCCTGTTGGAATATTTCAAAAAATTCAGAAACGCTGATTTCCAGATTTTAGAGACATTTGGAAATATGGTGGAGCTTTGGATGAAGCACAACATGAATGCCAATGTTATGCGTGAAGAAACAGCCATTTTTAAAGATCTGCTAGATGGACAGGCAATATCGAAAAAGGGGCTTAATCACAAATTATATACCGTAGGTTGGGACTATAAGCATGAGAAAGTATTGGCTAAAGTATTAATATCTCCAGAATATAAGGACATTACCTATCCACTGTTGTCAAGACTGGAGCATGTTTTAGAAGACTGCTTCGTCTTCTTACTAAAAGAAAATATATACATACTCGTTAACCTGTTTTATCTGCCCGTAAATAAAATGGTGGATATTTTATCTGATGAATTAAAGCAAAGTGCTGCCTGTTGTGGAATCAGTTTTAAATTCCAGGATATCCTACAGCTTGCATTCTGTGCAGAACAGTGCGATATCGCCCTGCAATATTCCGAAAAGCAGAAAGGACAGGTCTATTTTTGTAAAGAATATGCTTTAGAATACATCTGCGGAGTCCTCCAAAGTAATGCCAGCAAGGCATCCGTGCATCCGGCACTTGCCATATTAAGGGAACATGATCAAAAAAGAAAAAATGACCTGTATCATACGCTGTACACCTATCTCTTAAATAACTGCAATCTTGCAGAAACCGCCCGCCAGCTATCTCTGCATCGTAATTCCCTGATGCACAGGCTGGATAAAATCCGGGAACTGACCTTCATTGACACAAAGGATAAGAGTACAAGGGAATATCTTTATCTTTCCTTTAAAATCATGGAAATATCTGATAAATAA